The genomic segment TGACGCATTTTAATTTTCACAATCCAGCCATCTATTTGGTGAATCACCGTAATAAACTGAACGGGGAGGGAGTGATTTGAGCATAAAAAGTCTATCACTCTCAGCGTAAGGCTTGTATTGGCAAGGTAGTAGAGGTATTCCATCGGTCATCTCCTGCATGATTGTCCCGCCTGTTTGTTGCTTAACTCCAGCCCGGAACCCTGCAACAAAGAGTAATAGGGGCGGTGTTTTTGATTCTGCTGTAAGGCTCGTTGATCCCAATCTGAGGTCAAAACAAAGCCAAAAACAATGCGACCTTTCCGTTGGTAGGCAGCATAACCCTATATTTATATACTGCCAAGATTAACGATGATAAGATAGGGGAAAAGCACCCGATTTGGGATGGGGGATTCTACCCAAATTTAACCCCAGCAATTCCAGGGGATCACACGGTAGCCTATTAAGATCGATAGGGGGATCTCTAAAGATTAGTCAGCCGCTCATCGGATGGCCGAGTAAAGTAATTCATTGGTGAAGGACATTTCAAGAGAATGGATCAGTTAGATTATTGGTTAGAAAGCTACAATTATCAACTCCCAGAAGAACGCATTGCACAAAATCCTGTTGTACCCAGAGATCATTCCCGTTTGTTAGTCGTAGATTCTCCAAACTCTCATCGTCATTGTCTATTTAAAGATTTACCTGAATTTCTGCGACCGGGAGATTTATTAGTTCTGAATAATACCCGTGTTCTTCCCGCCCGTCTTTATGGACGCAAAAGTAGTGGGGCGGTGGTAGAAGTGTTATTACTCGAAGAAAAATCCCATCAGACTTGGTTAGCATTAGTTAAACCGGGTAAACGATTTAAATCGGGTTCTGTGATTGAATTTGAGTCTATTTCTGATTCTACAACAAATTTCAATCCTAAACTATTACGCGCAATTGTTTTAGAAACGGATGAGGAAACGGGAGGACGATTATTAAAATTTGAAATTCCCGAAGAACAGTCTTTAATTCCGCTTTTAGAACAGTTTGGAAATATTCCGTTTCCGCCCTATGTTACGGAGACAGAAGCATTACCGGAACAATATCAAACGATTTATGCCAAACACTCCGGGGCTGTCGCTGCGCCTACAGCCGGGTTACATTTTACAGAAGAATTATTTCAACGTTTAGAACAACAAGGCATTGACAAAACGTTTTTAACCTTACACGTTGGAGTAGGAACTTTTCGACCTGTGGAAGTAAATCAAATTACTGAACATCAAATGCACGGAGAATGGATTGAAGTTCCGGCGGAAACTATTGAGAAAATTGAGAAAACGAAAGCTTCAGGAGGTAGAATTATTGCAGTGGGAACAACGGTGGTACGAGCTTTAGAAGGAGCCGCGATCGCCCATTCTTCCAACTCGGGAACCTCAACAGAAAACTCGAAAGAATCTGCTCTTAAAAGTTATTGCGGAAAAACGAATATTTTTATTTATCCCGGATATCAATGGCGCGTCATTGATGGATTAATTACGAATTTTCACTTACCTAAATCCAGTTTATTAATGTTGGTTTCAGCCTTAATTGGGCGAGAACGGTTACTGAGTTTATATCAAGCGGTATTAGAAGAACCCGCCAATGATTTCGGACGACAATATCGATTTTATTCCTTTGGGGATGCGATGTTTATTTTACCAGAAGCAACATTAAAAAGGGAATAGGGAACAGGGAACAGGGAACAGAGGGGACAAGAAAATAGGGAATAGGGGATAGGAAAAAGTGATGAGCAACTGGATCAATTATTGATAGCAAACATTAACAAACATTAAAAGATGGAATATAACAATCCTAAATTGGCTGGAGACTGAAAACTCAGGACTCCTGACGGTCGGTGGGTGCGAGTCGCCGCCTGAACTTTACTCCCTCGTTGCCTGCGTTATAAAAATTAATGGGTTAAAAGTGCGATCGCCAAGCATCAAGGCATTTTGACAATTCAAAGAATATGTTATCGTTTTTGCAGGTTTATTAAGAAGTTATGGGGCATAGGTGATGAAACATCACGTTTGTATTGCTGTTGGCATTAATCAATATCAATATCTGCAACCCTTAAATTATGCCCAAAAGGATGCAGAAGCTATCTATGAATTTTTGGTAAATGGTGCTGGATTTCCTCAAGATCAGAGTTTATTGCTCACCGATAACTCACCCCAGGTATCGGGGATGTCCACCTACCCGAACCAAGAAAATATTTTAGATTGGGTGGAGTCCGTCTGCAACGAGCAATTGGGCCATGAGGATGTTCTGTGGTTGTTCTGGAGTGGCTATGGGTTTAGTAAAGAGGGAAAAGATTACTTGCTCCCCATTGATGGTAACCCAGCCCAGCTAGAAAAAACGGGGATTCCCATTGAAAAGTTGTATGACGCTCTCAAGGCGGCTCCAACGGATAAAATTTTAGTATTGTTGGATATTAACCGAAGTCAAGGAGCTCACGCTGGGGAAAGTGTGGGAACTCAAACGGTGGAACTCGCCCGCCAAAAGGAAATTCCTACAATTTTATCTTGTCGTCGGGAACAGTTATCACGGGAAACTTCGGCTTTGCGACAAGGGTTTTTTACCGCCGCGTTATTAGAAGGATTAAAAACGGGAGAATGTTCGACATTAGACCAGTTAATCCATTTCTTAGGGGAACGTTTACCCGAACTGACCGAACAACATTTAAGACCGAGACAAAAACCTGTCTTTGCCGTTTATCCAGCAATTAAACTCCAACAGGTACTTTTGCCTGAAAGCCGTCAGGTAGCGAGTGTTAGCCTTTCTAATGGTATGAGGGAAATGAATATGGCGACTGTAGAACCCTACCAAAATGGTACTGTTCCTTTATCCGAAGATCCTCTGAAATTGTCTACATCCTCTGATCCAGGGACTGGAGATCTGGGTTCTCAGACGAATGAACCTGCTGAACACCCTAAAACTTCAGCAGAGGATTTGTCCTCCAAGGCTTCAACTTCTGTACAGCAGACCTTACCCCAACCTCCTGCAAATTCAACAGAGGATACTATGTCAGATAGTTCATTTTTACAACGGTTAATTCTTTGGAGTGGAGCAACGGCACTGGTATTGTTACTGGGTGTTTTTCTCACGAATAAACCGATCTTTTTAGGTGAAAAAACGGCTAAGTCTTCTTCTGGAACTTCAACGGTTGTTAACAATTCAAAACCAACATCAGCAACGGTTGGAACCGGAACCCCGACTACACCGGAAACGCCTCCCACTCCTCAAGAGTTGTTGCAGGAATCAAAACTACTGTTGAAAGATACTTCTGCTTCTGGTTTTAGCAAAGCGATCGCATTAGCTGCACAAATTCCCCTCGGTGATCCTCAGTTTCAGCAAGCACAAGCTAATATTGAACAATGGAGTCAAACCATTCTCGATATTGCAGAAGGACGCGCTGAAAGTCAAAATTTAACTGGTGCTGTTGATGCGGTGAAATTAATTCCCGATGCTAATCCTACGGTTTATAAACAGGGACAAGAAAAGCTCAAAGAGTGGCAAGCTCAATTGGCGATCGCAGAAAAAAATCAAGCCATTTTGACTCAAGCCAAGGGTTCAATTAAGCCCGGTCAAGCGTCATCTTACAGTGATGCGATCAGCAAAGTTGAACAAATTTCGGCGGATCAACCGGGATATTCAGAAGCTCAAAAATTGATTGATCAATGGGGAAATAAAATTTGGGAAATTGCTCAATCTCGTGCTAAGAAAAAACAATATAGTAATGCGGTTGAAGCGGCTCAGTTAGTTCCTGAAAAATCATCAGCTTATGCCGATGCTCAAAAAGCGATCGCTGAATGGGAAACGAAAGTTAAGCAGAAGAAATAATCTACAGAGTTGACGGTTAACGGTTAACAGTTAGCCGTCAACTGATACCTGCTAACAACTCACGCTTGAACCTGGAAGTTTGACTTTTGTTCCGCCTAAACCACAATAACCATTAGGATTTTTGGCTAAATATTGTTGATGGTAACTTTCAGCGTAATAAAATTCGGGTGCATCCAGAATTTCTGTTGTGATCGTTCCATAACCCGCTTGTTTTAGGGACGGTTGATAAGCATCGCGTACAGTTTCAGCAAGTTGGCGTTGTTGGTCGGAATAAGTATAAATTCCTGAACGGTATTGGGTTCCCACGTCGTTACCCTGACGCATTCCCTGGGTTGGGTCATGGCTTTCCCAAAAGACTTTTAGTAATTGTTCATAACTAATGATTTTGGGGTCATAGACGACTAGCACGACTTCGTTATGTCCTGTTAACCCGCTACAAACTTCTTCATAGGTGGGGTTGGGGGTAATTCCGGCTGCGTAACCCACGGCGGTACTAAACACTCCCTCCTGCTGCCAAAATCGACGTTCTGCACCCCAAAAACAACCCATCCCAAACATTGCCATTTCTAAGCCTGGGGGAAAGGGAGGTTTGAGGGGATTACCATTGACATAATGTTTATCGGGTACAGGCATCGCTTCTGTCCGTCCGGGTAAGGCATCGGAGGGGGAGGGCATTTTCAGTTTTTTACCAAGTCCAAAGATATACATGATTGAGTAGATTTGTGAAGGATAGCTTTACGTTCCTTAATATTAGCGTTTTTATCACGGTTATTGCTGACCGAGAAACCCATTTTTTCAGGTTTGATGATTAATTTTTTGATGAATAGCATTAATAATTTGTTCTTCATTCGGGGTGATAACGTCTTCTAAATTAGCAATTTTCTGATATTTAGCTAAAAGTGCAACGGCAAAATCTGGATTAATTTGTTCAATTAAAAGGTTTAAATCCGGTGGGGAATTAAGGGTTTTAGAAATGACTTCTAAAGAATTCAGACTCAAAGGAGCATTTTGGATTTTAGGGAGAATTTTTTCAAAGGTTTGATCAGGATTTCGAGTTAAAATAATATGAATTAAAATTTGATCTATAATCGCTTCTTGAGCGATCGCAGTTTCTAAATATTTTTTACTTTCAAACTGGACTGTTTCTAAAGTTGTACCCTTTTTATCTTGATATAAATTGGATTCATAAAAGCGACAAGCTGCATATCCCAAGGCATAAAGTATTGCAGCATTGGTACTGACACTAATGATAGTCCCGGCTAAAGGCACATCTTCTAATAAACCTAATCCTAATTTTATGGCTTGATTACTTCCTAAAGCTAAACTAAAAATTGCTAAAGCTTCATCTTTTCTAATTGGGTCATAAAGATCGAGATCATAAGCAGAAGCAATTTGATAAATCATTTCAAATTCTAAGGTTGTGTTGTTAGAAAAATCGGCTCCCATTAGAGTCGCTAATCTTTCAGATACAAGCTTTGACGCGATTTCAGAACTCCCCAAAGTCAGAACTTTTTCCACCATAATTCGATGGCTAATTTGGCTAGAAGATTCATGAGGATATTGAGTTTTTAGCTGTTTAACTTCTGTTTCTACTTTCTCTAAATCTAATTTTTCAATAATCTCTAATATTTTATCTACATTTATAGTTTTGATTAAGGATTTAAGCAAAAGATTATTACTCATAAAATCCAAAACACCCGATGTAGGGGTGGTTTTCGAGGTTGGATTTTTTACTTCTTCTTTAAAATTAAAAATATTCTTAACATTAAAAATATTTTTAACTGCAACTTTCCCTCCCTGCATAACGGTATTGCTAATATTTTCAACGCTATCCTTAATATTAACCGCAGTTTCAATTACAGATTGTCCGGCTTGAGTTGTGGTATTGCTAACGGTTTCCGTTACAGTATTTTTAACTTGCTCAGTAGCGTCTGAAATAGAATTAAATAATAGCCCAAAATTCATGAATTTTGAGGTAATAGGTTCGGTTAAATTCTGAGATTTTGAAGAATCAGGGTCGTTTTCTAATAACTTATGGATGGAATTTAGAGCAATTTCTTCTTGCCAATCTGGAAAATCATGACCGATTCTTTTATTATAAATAATCACCTGTGTAATAGAATCTGAAATAATGTGAGTTAGAAGAGAAGCACACAACCATTCTACTAAAATTTTTTGGGGGATAATCTTTTCTG from the Planktothrix tepida PCC 9214 genome contains:
- the queA gene encoding tRNA preQ1(34) S-adenosylmethionine ribosyltransferase-isomerase QueA, yielding MDQLDYWLESYNYQLPEERIAQNPVVPRDHSRLLVVDSPNSHRHCLFKDLPEFLRPGDLLVLNNTRVLPARLYGRKSSGAVVEVLLLEEKSHQTWLALVKPGKRFKSGSVIEFESISDSTTNFNPKLLRAIVLETDEETGGRLLKFEIPEEQSLIPLLEQFGNIPFPPYVTETEALPEQYQTIYAKHSGAVAAPTAGLHFTEELFQRLEQQGIDKTFLTLHVGVGTFRPVEVNQITEHQMHGEWIEVPAETIEKIEKTKASGGRIIAVGTTVVRALEGAAIAHSSNSGTSTENSKESALKSYCGKTNIFIYPGYQWRVIDGLITNFHLPKSSLLMLVSALIGRERLLSLYQAVLEEPANDFGRQYRFYSFGDAMFILPEATLKRE
- the msrA gene encoding peptide-methionine (S)-S-oxide reductase MsrA, encoding MYIFGLGKKLKMPSPSDALPGRTEAMPVPDKHYVNGNPLKPPFPPGLEMAMFGMGCFWGAERRFWQQEGVFSTAVGYAAGITPNPTYEEVCSGLTGHNEVVLVVYDPKIISYEQLLKVFWESHDPTQGMRQGNDVGTQYRSGIYTYSDQQRQLAETVRDAYQPSLKQAGYGTITTEILDAPEFYYAESYHQQYLAKNPNGYCGLGGTKVKLPGSSVSC
- a CDS encoding caspase family protein, which encodes MKHHVCIAVGINQYQYLQPLNYAQKDAEAIYEFLVNGAGFPQDQSLLLTDNSPQVSGMSTYPNQENILDWVESVCNEQLGHEDVLWLFWSGYGFSKEGKDYLLPIDGNPAQLEKTGIPIEKLYDALKAAPTDKILVLLDINRSQGAHAGESVGTQTVELARQKEIPTILSCRREQLSRETSALRQGFFTAALLEGLKTGECSTLDQLIHFLGERLPELTEQHLRPRQKPVFAVYPAIKLQQVLLPESRQVASVSLSNGMREMNMATVEPYQNGTVPLSEDPLKLSTSSDPGTGDLGSQTNEPAEHPKTSAEDLSSKASTSVQQTLPQPPANSTEDTMSDSSFLQRLILWSGATALVLLLGVFLTNKPIFLGEKTAKSSSGTSTVVNNSKPTSATVGTGTPTTPETPPTPQELLQESKLLLKDTSASGFSKAIALAAQIPLGDPQFQQAQANIEQWSQTILDIAEGRAESQNLTGAVDAVKLIPDANPTVYKQGQEKLKEWQAQLAIAEKNQAILTQAKGSIKPGQASSYSDAISKVEQISADQPGYSEAQKLIDQWGNKIWEIAQSRAKKKQYSNAVEAAQLVPEKSSAYADAQKAIAEWETKVKQKK